A genome region from Maylandia zebra isolate NMK-2024a linkage group LG6, Mzebra_GT3a, whole genome shotgun sequence includes the following:
- the LOC143418932 gene encoding E3 ISG15--protein ligase HERC5-like, whose translation MAGQELQNSAARIITRTLRLLVRKEFVEAYVNHAFNTSVESLFQEFKRGFFLVCEQDLVRLFRPEELQGVLVGQDVHDWEKFKQNTSYGWRYHDRHPTIQMFWEVFDELTEEQRKDFLRFLTGYRRALLFLASTRSR comes from the exons ATGGCAGGTCAAGAactccagaactctgctgcccgtatcATCACCAggaccctgcggcttttagtcag gaaggagtttGTGGAGGCCTATGTGAATCATGCCTTCAACACATCAGTGGAGAGTCTGTTCCAGGAGTTCAAGCGAGGCTTCTTCCTGGTGTGTGAGCAGGATTTGGTGAGGCTGTTTCGACCAGAGGAGCTGCAGGGAGTGCTGGTCGGCCAGGACGTGCATGACTGGGAAAAGTTCAAACAG aaCACAAGTTATGGTTGGAGATATCATGACCGCCACCCCACCATACAGATGTTTTGGGAGGTATTTGATGAACTaactgaagagcagaggaaagatTTCCTTC GGTTCCTGACTGGTTACAGGAGAGCGCTCCTATTCTTGGCATCGACCAGGTCAAGATGA